ATTTCTCCTGTAGGTGGAGTGCGGGGCTTGTGCATCTATGGGCGTTTTCCGCAATGAAAACGCCCATAGATGCACGCTCCTCCCGGGATACCCAGCAACATGAAAAATGCTCTAGACGGGATGTTACCGTTTGTGGGCCATCAAGGATGAGTTCCAGAACCTCCGGCTCCCGCACTGTAGGCGGAGAAATCTTCGGCGGCATGTATTTTCTCCTGTTATTTTTTTGGTGGTGCGTGATAGGTTGATAGACCCTCCACGGAAAGAGCAGGCGTTGCAATGCGCAGAGTTGCTGAGTTTCTTGTTGTGGCGATATGTACCCTTGCTTTTGCTTTTACTGCCATCGGAATATGCACGCTGCTGCTTACAGGAAATTCGGCGGGAAACCATGACTTCATCTCCTATTGGGCAGCTGGGCAGCAACTTATCCATCATCAAAATCCCTATGACGCTAATGCCATTTTGCGGATCGAACACTCTGCTGGTTTCCCGGTCGGCTACCAGGCTCTCATCATGCGCAATCCGCCGTCGGCACTTCTGCTGACTCTTCCTCTCGGATTCGTGGGCTTGCGGACAGCCGCTCTGCTGTGGTCGCTTCTTTCGCTTTCCTGCTTGATAGTTTCCGTCCGGCTGCTCCGCCAAAAAGGTCGCCTGAGCTTTCTCGGCTACACCTTTGCTCCCGCCCTAGCCTGTCTGCTGGCTGGGCAAACCTCGCTTCTTGTGTTGCTAGGCTTCGTTCTCTTCCTGCGTCTCCATGAAACCCAACACTTCCTGGCCGGTTGCTCTCTCTGGCTATGTGCCCTCAAGCCGCACCTGTTCCTTCCGTTTGCAGTCGCGCTTATCCTGTCAAGCCTCATAAAGAGGCGCTATTCACTCCTCGCTGGCGCAGTCTTGGCGCTTGCAGTCAGCTCATCAGTTGCTCTGTACTTCGATCCTTCGGTATGGAACCACTACAGCCAAATGATGCACGGCCACGAACTGGAAGGCGAGTTCATCCCTTGCCTTAGTGTCGCCCTCCGATTCGCTTTGCAGTCGCCGTGGGTTCAATACTTACCCGCGTTGCTTGGCTCTATCTGGGCTGTCGTCTATTTCTCAAAGCACTCATGGACGGAACACGTGGGGCTCTTGCTTCTCGTCTCGGTTCTGCTCGCTCCCTACGCTTGGTTTACGGATCAAGCGGTTCTGATCGCGGCGTTGCTTCCGGCTGCCTATCTCACCTCCTCTCGCAGCATGATCGCCTTCCTTGCCCTCATCAGTGCTGCGATTGAGATTCAGACGCTTTTGGGAGTTTCGATGCACTCATGGACTTACCTCTGGACCGCTCCCGCCTGGATCACCTGGTACTTCTTCGCAAGCAGTTATGCGATGAAAGTGAATGACCCGCCAACGCTCGGTGCCGCAATCGCGATCGAGAACGCCTGACTGCCGGTGAAGCTGAGGGTATCTGTTACCTTGACCGTAAAGTTAAATAGTCCCGTAGCGGCGGGGGTACCGCTGATGACTGCGAAGGTCGAGGGTAAGCTTCCGCCCTGGTGAAGTGGTTCCATGTTCCTGGACCTACGCCAATCAGGCGCTGCGAACGCTCAAGGCGATGCCGGGCAAGACGGAAGAATGGAAATTGCTTGAGCGCGTTCCGATTATCACCAGCCTTAAGGCGGATGGTCGCGACCGGCTTGTCGATGCCGAGAGCGAATCAAAGTTTCATGAGGCTCACCATCAACCCATGAACGACATCCGTCGGCTGCGCGAGCAGGCTTGTCTCTTTCTCGTCATCCTTCAGGAGACTGGAATGCGGCCAGATGAGGTCTGGTGCAGTGGACGCAAGGGTTGGGTATTCCCTTCCCTTCGATGCCTCGCGCTCTACACCTTTAGGAGGAATGCTGTAGTCAACTAGGATGCGAGGTATTTGCTTCTCACCAACACGACCCTTACCAGCACGACCAGCAGGAAGAAACATTCACCCCAAAGTGCATGGTTATGAAAACGTGGAGTGCTGAACGCTCCGAGCACAGCTCCCAGAAAGAACATTGCGCAGATTTGAGCAAAGACCTTTGCCTGTTGCAGGTCTTCTGCCGCTCGGCCGGTAACGAGCCACGCAAGCCAGCTCCTCACCATCGTGTGCAGATTTCCCGTCGTAAATGTTGAGCTATAACTCTGTTTGTTAACCTGCCGGAACGTCGCCACCTGAAGCGAAGCGGCAAATGCGATTGCCATGGATATCCCAAGAGACGCACCGTAGCTTGTAGAAAAGCTCAGACACATCAGGATTGCGATCTCTAACACCAGTACAGCAGCTTCCGGAAGGCGAACGGCGGTGGCAATGTACTCATGCTGCATCAGCCTTGCTGCTGGAATACCAAGCAGGAACATCACCAGCACCAGGAAGTGACGACCGGCATCCTGCCAGGCGACGGTCACCAGATCAATCGCGAGCAGGATGACATTCCCGGTCATTGCATTCGCGAAGACATGGCCATGCCCGATATAAGTAAATGCGTCTAGGTAGCCGCCGGCAAACGCCAGCAGAGCGTGTGTCGATACTCCCACTTTCGTATCGGTGTCGGCGACAGGGCTCGTTGTCACCAATCGATCCTTCCCTCCCGCACTGATCATACTGCTACTCTGCCGTCGCACCATCTAGAAACCTAATTCGCCTGAATCTAAAGTTCGCGATATAAATCATGAACGGCTATCGCCATCCGAAGCGTTGAAAAAGCAGGTCCTTCACTACGTTCAGGATGACAACATCTGTGGCATATCGAGGCAACTCAGGCTTGGCTACGCACAAAAGGAATAAAGATGGAACAGGTTGTTCCATGATGAGCCGGCCGCATGCTGCTGCGTATATTCAGATCACCATGGTGCTTTGCCAGGAGCTCTGAAACGACCCACATGCCAAGGCCGGTGCCTGTCTCTTCTTTCGTGGTGAAAAACGGCTCAAGCATATGCCGATAGACTGCAGCCGGCATACCGCAACCTGAGTCC
This genomic window from Terriglobus albidus contains:
- a CDS encoding putative Ig domain-containing protein, translated to MEPLHQGGSLPSTFAVISGTPAATGLFNFTVKVTDTLSFTGSQAFSIAIAAPSVGGSFTFIA
- a CDS encoding YoaK family protein, with product MTTSPVADTDTKVGVSTHALLAFAGGYLDAFTYIGHGHVFANAMTGNVILLAIDLVTVAWQDAGRHFLVLVMFLLGIPAARLMQHEYIATAVRLPEAAVLVLEIAILMCLSFSTSYGASLGISMAIAFAASLQVATFRQVNKQSYSSTFTTGNLHTMVRSWLAWLVTGRAAEDLQQAKVFAQICAMFFLGAVLGAFSTPRFHNHALWGECFFLLVVLVRVVLVRSKYLAS
- a CDS encoding glycosyltransferase 87 family protein, yielding MRRVAEFLVVAICTLAFAFTAIGICTLLLTGNSAGNHDFISYWAAGQQLIHHQNPYDANAILRIEHSAGFPVGYQALIMRNPPSALLLTLPLGFVGLRTAALLWSLLSLSCLIVSVRLLRQKGRLSFLGYTFAPALACLLAGQTSLLVLLGFVLFLRLHETQHFLAGCSLWLCALKPHLFLPFAVALILSSLIKRRYSLLAGAVLALAVSSSVALYFDPSVWNHYSQMMHGHELEGEFIPCLSVALRFALQSPWVQYLPALLGSIWAVVYFSKHSWTEHVGLLLLVSVLLAPYAWFTDQAVLIAALLPAAYLTSSRSMIAFLALISAAIEIQTLLGVSMHSWTYLWTAPAWITWYFFASSYAMKVNDPPTLGAAIAIENA